From Vigna unguiculata cultivar IT97K-499-35 chromosome 5, ASM411807v1, whole genome shotgun sequence, the proteins below share one genomic window:
- the LOC114185952 gene encoding splicing factor U2af small subunit B-like → MAEHLASIFATGKVMVNCPFYFKIGACRHGDRCSFLHTKPSISPTILLSNMYQRPDMIALGVDAHDNPIDPRKIQDHFEEFYEDIFAELSKYGEIESLNVCDNLADHMAGNVYVQFREEEHAANAVRNLTGRFYAGRPVIVDFSPVTNFRGVTCRQYEENTCNRRGCNFMHLKRISRDLRHQLFGKHHRRHSRSRSKSPYGHRSHDERSHRSHNRKYDDRDHHHETRGRRQRSSSPRRRKHRSPVRDGSEERRARIEQWNREKEEQDPGNKTKAEDIDNGNKECSLNASKSHGHRHRHQEQEQQTPNEAY, encoded by the exons ATGGCGGAGCACTTGGCATCGATATTCGCGACGGGGAAGGTCATGGTGAATTGCCCGTTCTACTTCAAGATCGGCGCGTGCAGGCACGGTGATCGCTGCTCTTTCCTCCACACGAAGCCGAGCATAAGCCCTACCATTCTGCTCTCCAACATGTACCAGCGCCCCGACATGATAGCCCTCGGCGTCGACGCCCACGACAACCCCATCGACCCTCGCAAAATCCAGGACCACTTCGAGGAGTTCTATGAGGATATCTTTGCGGAGCTCTCCAAGTACGGCGAAATCGAAAGCCTCAATGTATGCGACAACCTCGCCGACCACATG GCGGGGAATGTATACGTTCAGTTCAGAGAGGAGGAGCATGCTGCCAATGCGGTCAGGAACCTCACTGGACGGTTTTATGCCG GTAGGCCAGTTATCGTGGATTTCTCGCCGGTGACGAATTTTCGAGGAGTTACTTGCAGGCAGTATGAGGAGAATACTTGCAACCGCCGTGGCTGCAACTTCATGCATTTGAAGAGGATTAGCCG TGATTTGAGACACCAATTATTTGGGAAGCACCATAGAAGGCACAGCAGAAGCAGAAGCAAGAGTCCTTATGGGCATCGCAGCCATGATGAGCGATCCCATCGTAGTCATAACAGAAAGTACGATGACAGGGACCACCATCATGAGACTCGTGGTAGGAGACAAAGGAGTTCAAGTCCTAGACGGAGGAAGCACCGCAGTCCAGTCAGAGATGGCAGTGAGGAGAGGCGGGCAAGAATTGAGCAGTGGAACAGGGAGAAGGAAGAACAAGATCCTGGAAACAAGACTAAAGCTGAGGACATTGACAATGGTAACAAGGAGTGCTCTCTAAATGCTAGCAAGTCTCATGGGCATCGGCATCGGCATCAAGAGCAGGAACAGCAAACTCCAAATGAGGCTTATTGA
- the LOC114184044 gene encoding uncharacterized protein LOC114184044 gives MSSESDKWGWKHVSVFGGFDKGSGTKRWKCNHCNVRYNGSYSRVRAHLLGFSGVGVKSCPAIDRSLKESFQILEEERMARKKKPDTGTVKNGKRVWTSRSSLTRISKEDVDEMLARFFFADGLNANIINSPYFQEMIKAVAAFGPGYEPLSIHDLCGSFLSKEKERIDKYMTLVKESWPHTGCTLLCIGRLHGILGTFQVNIFVSSPRGLSFLKAAIVDNIDGPSNSLLSILGNTVMEVGPTNVVQIVSRLGHASAYSESYTLPEFPHIFLSPCSSHSIHILMEDIAKLDWIRPVVLCAKEIEKCITTFQNFFPRVFTQNVKGTSDSFFARIAPSCYIVQKIHELKLAFQEVVVREEWKRWKLSIAQDVGSVEAAILGEDFWSRALVLLKICEPFIKLLVVLNIDTDRCVMGDVHDWRVQAIDMVKSTGIDVCLLNQLERLIENRWEVLFSPLHSAGYILNPKYFGRGQSKDKIIMKGWKTTLERYECESAVRRVLREQLSSYWRLEGSLGEEDAVDCRDKMDPVAWWENFGFEIPHLQTLAIKVLSQVSSVAMCEEIWQHNGNPCEDTSSGLGLGKWEDLVYVQKNLRIQGHKRDFQAHQQLRDMVLSSPAELKTKTVLCSSDR, from the coding sequence ATGTCATCAGAATCAGATAAATGGGGGTGGAAGCATGTTAGTGTGTTTGGTGGGTTTGATAAGGGAAGCGGTACAAAAAGATGGAAATGTAATCATTGCAATGTAAGATACAACGGATCTTATTCTCGTGTCAGAGCCCATCTTCTTGGTTTTTCTGGTGTTGGAGTCAAAAGCTGTCCAGCTATAGATAGGTCTTTAAAAGAATCATTTCAAATCTTAGAAGAAGAGAGGATGGCTCGGAAAAAGAAACCAGATACTGGCACTGTAAAGAATGGCAAGCGTGTTTGGACTTCTCGATCTAGTCTCACTCGTATCTCCAAAGAAGATGTAGACGAAATGCTAGCAAGATTCTTCTTTGCTGATGGATTGAATGCTAACATCATTAACTCACCTTACTTTCAGGAGATGATAAAAGCAGTTGCAGCTTTTGGCCCAGGCTATGAACCCCTGTCAATACATGATTTGTGTGGCTCCTTTTTGagcaaagagaaagaaaggattGATAAATACATGACTCTTGTGAAAGAATCATGGCCACATACTGGATGCACATTACTTTGTATAGGGCGCTTACATGGTATTCTGGGTACTTTTCAGGTTAATATATTTGTGTCAAGTCCTAGAGGACTATCATTCTTGAAAGCTGCAATTGTGGACAATATTGATGGACCAAGCAATTCTCTTCTTAGTATCCTTGGAAACACAGTCATGGAAGTTGGGCCTACTAACGTGGTTCAGATAGTTTCACGTCTAGGCCATGCCAGTGCATATTCAGAATCCTATACATTGCCAGAGTTTCCTCATATATTCTTGTCTCCTTGCTCTTCTCATTCTATTCACATTTTAATGGAAGATATAGCCAAGTTGGATTGGATAAGACCTGTTGTTTTGTGTGCTAAAGAAATTGAGAAATGTATAACCACATTTCAGAATTTCTTTCCCCGTGTCTTCACTCAAAATGTGAAAGGGACTTCCGACTCATTCTTTGCCAGAATTGCTCCTTCCTGTTACATAGTCCAAAAGATACATGAACTGAAGCTAGCATTTCAGGAAGTTGTTGTGAGGGAAGAGTGGAAGCGGTGGAAGCTGAGTATTGCTCAGGATGTTGGAAGTGTTGAGGCAGCCATATTAGGGGAAGATTTCTGGAGCAGGGCTCttgtgttgttgaaaatatgTGAACCTTTCATCAAATTGCTTGTTGTGCTTAATATTGATACGGACAGATGTGTGATGGGGGATGTCCATGATTGGCGTGTTCAAGCTATTGACATGGTGAAGAGTACAGGAATAGATGTTTGCCTATTGAATCAACTAGAAAGGTTGATAGAAAACAGGTGGGAAGTGCTGTTTTCTCCTCTTCATTCTGCAGGTTATATACTGAATCCCAAATACTTTGGCAGAGGCCAATCTAAGGATAAAATCATAATGAAGGGTTGGAAAACCACTTTAGAGAGATATGAGTGTGAAAGTGCAGTAAGAAGAGTTCTGAGGGAGCAGCTTAGTTCTTACTGGAGGCTTGAAGGATCCTTGGGAGAGGAAGATGCTGTGGATTGTAGAGATAAAATGGACCCAGTTGCATGGTGGGagaattttggttttgagataCCCCACTTGCAAACCTTAGCCATAAAAGTTCTGAGTCAAGTTTCAAGTGTTGCAATGTGTGAAGAGATATGGCAACATAATGGTAATCCATGCGAAGACACAAGTTCTGGATTGGGGTTAGGAAAATGGGAAGACCTTGTTTATGTCCAAAAGAATCTTAGAATTCAAGGTCATAAAAGGGATTTTCAGGCTCATCAGCAGCTTAGGGACATGGTGCTGAGCTCCCCTGCAGAATTGAAGACAAAAACTGTTCTTTGTAGTTCTGACAGATAA
- the LOC114184757 gene encoding serine-rich 25 kDa antigen protein-like, with protein sequence MVDGKKCGGSSTSELSSPTPKTDDQASESVTPKKADQTSESDTPKTIDKTSESVTTTSKTTDKPTESGTSTTRDYPMNPCIDDAEKVPGEDPKGEGEKESDCLTTDKPPPESVTPKTTDKPPQEQLSSETVDKPPENSTPSTSDKHPDDVTPATSDKRPENVSPATSDQRPENVSPATSDKPPENVSPATSDKPPENVSPATTTKSPENVVAATSDT encoded by the coding sequence ATGGTAGATGGCAAAAAATGTGGCGGTTCTTCAACATCTGAACTTTCTTCTCCCACTCCTAAAACAGATGATCAAGCATCAGAGAGTGTCACTCCTAAGAAAGCCGATCAAACATCAGAGAGTGACACTCCTAAAACAATTGATAAAACTTCAGAGAGTGTCACTACTACTTCTAAAACAACTGATAAACCAACCGAGAGTGGTACTTCTACCACGAGAGATTATCCCATGAATCCGTGTATAGATGATGCAGAAAAGGTTCCCGGTGAAGATCCAAAGGGAGAAGGCGAAAAAGAGAGTGATTGTTTAACAACTGATAAACCACCACCAGAGAGTGTCACTCCTAAAACAACTGATAAACCACCACAGGAGCAACTCAGTTCTGAAACAGTTGATAAACCACCTGAGAATTCCACTCCTTCGACATCTGATAAACACCCTGACGATGTCACTCCTGCAACATCTGATAAACGGCCCGAGAATGTTTCTCCTGCAACATCTGATCAACGGCCCGAGAATGTTTCTCCTGCAACATCTGATAAACCGCCCGAGAATGTTTCTCCTGCAACATCTGATAAACCGCCCGAGAATGTTTCTCCTGCTACAACTACAAAATCACCAGAGAATGTCGTTGCTGCAACATCTGATACATGA
- the LOC114184758 gene encoding AT-hook motif nuclear-localized protein 10-like, which yields MAERDKSKNKIPLAPDRMKKRGRPPLMLRGRGRGRPPSSSTVPPNIVSNVETGSSFVPYHLTVNPGEDLLEKVATFAKASSLTVCVLSAVGSISRVVFRKPCPPPIIDTVTWEGRFQILSLSGKYTFVPGQEGKYGEHNSWNLAISDFNGAVFGGSVVGPIIVASPVEKMIKLTLNLFGLLAYSCHFPAEECGRNQKARIFQT from the exons ATGGCCGAGAGAGATAAATCCAAAAACAAAATCCCATTGGCTCCAGATCGAATGAAGAAGAGGGGTAGACCTCCGTTGATGCTTAGGGGCAGAGGTCGAGGACGTCCTCCTAGTTCTTCCACAGTTCCACCAAATATAGTTTCTAACGTTG AGACTGGATCAAGCTTCGTCCCTTACCATCTCACTGTGAATCCTGGGGAG GACTTGCTAGAGAAGGTAGCAACATTTGCTAAAGCATCCTCTCTAACCGTTTGCGTACTTTCTGCTGTGGGTTCCATATCGAGGGTTGTTTTTCGCAAGCCCTGTCCTCCTCCAATTATTGATACTGTGACGTGGGAG GGGCGCTTTCAAATTTTGTCACTGTCTGGAAAATATACCTTTGTCCCTGGTCAGGAGGGTAAGTATGGAGAACATAACAGCTGGAACCTTGCAATATCTGATTTTAATGGAGCAGTTTTTGGAGGTTCTGTTGTGGGGCCAATAATTGTAGCTTCCCCTGTTGAG AAAATGATCAAACTAACTCTGAACCTCTTTGGTCTATTAGCTTATTCTTGCCACTTTCCAGCTGAAGAGTGCGGAAGAAATCAGAAGGCACGCATATTCCAGACTTAA